In Archocentrus centrarchus isolate MPI-CPG fArcCen1 chromosome 16, fArcCen1, whole genome shotgun sequence, a single window of DNA contains:
- the LOC115795051 gene encoding C-type lectin domain family 12 member B-like — MEEEVHYSTVVFRHEKNKDSPKPREPRELREPKEPAATSSAPKTDGEAAVCSHFPFLLVCLGILCVLLVAAIITIIYISLLMNKQAGNLSDLTAEKQRLTTEKLILENKTEELRRQRDGLNWTLEVILKFDSFPVKDYCPGRTCQPCMKDWILYENHCYFFYSKDPPWKTWEQSRSFCKNTSADLVVIDNLQEQEFVSNHTKSYYDISHGYFIGLEKKGDEWVWIDGRNDTLRYWAIKTSGAGASRTFVLVIPGKKATESWVNVENGFENKFVCEREALIWSP, encoded by the exons ATGGAGGAAGAAGTCCATTATTCCACTGTGGTTTTCAGACATG aaaaaaacaaggactCACCAAAACCCAGAGAACCCAGAGAACTCAGAGAACCCAAAGAACCCGCTGCTACGTCCTCTGCACCCA AAACAGATGGCGAAGCAGCTGTGTGCTCTCACTTTCCTTTTCTGCTCGTGTGTTTGGGGATACTTTGTGTCCTCCTGGTGGCggccatcatcaccatcatctaCA TCAGTCTGTTAATGAACAAACAGGCAGGAAACCTGAGCGACCTCACAGCAGAAAAGCAGCGCCTGACCACAGAGAAATTAATCTTGGAGAATAAAACCGAGGAGCTGAGACGACAGAGAGATGGTCTCAACTGGACGCTGGAAGTCATCCTGAAATTTGACAGCTTTCCAGTAAAAGATTACTGCCCTGGTAGAA CGTGTCAGCCATGTATGAAGGACTGGATCCTATATGAGAACCACTGCTACTTCTTTTATAGTAAAGACCCTCCTTGGAAAACATGGGAGCAAAGTCGAAGTTTCTGCAAAAACACATCTGCAGATCTGGTTGTTATTGACAATCTGCAAGAACAG GAATTCGTCAGTAATCACACAAAATCTTACTACGATATTAGCCATGGTTACTTTATTGGGTTGGAAAAGAAAGGAGATGAATGGGTCTGGATTGATGGACGCAACGACACTTTAAG GTACTGGGCGATTAAGACATCTGGTGCAGGTGCTTCACGCACATTTGTGCTGGTCATCCCCGGGAAGAAGGCCACAGAAAGCTGGGTTAACGTAGAAAATGGATTTGAGAACAAATTCGTCTGTGAGCGTGAAGCCCTGATATGGTCCCCTTAG
- the gpatch4 gene encoding G patch domain-containing protein 4 encodes MAEAVPEKSRGLKFAEQQLLRHGWEHGKGLGRAENGISEAIKVKVKCDKGGVGHKEGEQFSFHWWDHVFNKASSSLQVESDQNGIKLKKTAEEEGGMISNKKPRKATLAKDKLYGCFVKSATLLSGQERPEPKASGSDDSSSSSDEDDDRRMDLSSTTKLSDADLMKACGGRTAHKGARHGLTMSAKLARLEQQEAEFMAKYGKKSQTGNASPVCATPTPPTCYSQKQEEMMENRKMKINEQNGEVSETPETAVQPEKKKKPSDDAEGLMPSENCEADGSRKHKKKKKNKETLSAAVTAELHTDKVKKKKSKHRVEEEASDSKESSQSNHTGLQEAELTESTVRKRKKCKKDKISADEEVVPTKRKKKKCKD; translated from the exons ATGGCAGAAGCTGTTCCAGAGAAAAGTCGTGGCTTGAAGTTTGCGGAGCAGCAACTCCTTCGTCACGGCTGGGAGCACG gtAAAGGCCTGGGTCGAGCTGAAAATGGGATATCGGAGGCCATCAAGGTCAAAGTGAAATGTGACAAAGGAGGA GTTGGCCATAAAGAAGGGGAGCAGTTCAGCTTCCACTGGTGGGATCATGTCTTCAATAAggcctcctccagtctgcaggtGGAGTCGGATCAG AATGGTATAAAGTTGAAGAAGACTGCAGAAGAAGAGGGCGGGATGATCTCCAATAAAAAGCCAAGGAAAGCGACGCTGGCCAAAGATAAGCTGTATGGATGCTTTGTCAAG TCGGCCACACTGCTGTCCGGTCAGGAGCGGCCGGAGCCGAAGGCCTCCGGCTCcgatgacagcagcagcagctcagacgAGGACGATGACCGGAGGATGGATCTCTCCAGCACCACCAA ACTCTCTGACGCTGACCTCATGAAGGCCTGTGGAGGACGCACAGCTCACAA GGGAGCCAGGCACGGCTTGACCATGAGCGCCAAGTTAGCCAGGCTGGAGCAGCAGGAAGCCGAGTTCATGGCCAAGTATGGCAAGAAGAGCCAAACAGGAAATGCTTCACCAGTCTGTGCCACACCAACTCCTCCAACCTGCTATTCGCAGAAGCAGGAGGAGATGATGGAGAACAGAAAGATGAAAATTAACGAGCAAAATGGTGAAGTGTCTGAAACTCCTGAAACAGCTGTTCAacctgagaagaagaagaagccgaGCGATGATGCTGAGGGTTTGATGCCCTCAGAAAACTGTGAGGCAGACGGTTCACGCaaacacaagaagaagaagaagaacaaagagaCACTTTCAGCGGCGGTGACGGCTGAGCTGCACACCGacaaagtgaagaagaagaaatccaAACATCGTGTCGAGGAGGAGGCCAGCGACAGTAAGGAATCCAGCCAATCAAATCACACGGGACTGCAGGAGGCGGAGCTCACAGAGTCAACGgtcaggaaaaggaaaaagtgtaAAAAGGACAAAATATCTGCAGATGAGGAGGTCGTCCcaacaaagaggaagaaaaagaagtgtAAAGATTAG